The proteins below are encoded in one region of Podarcis raffonei isolate rPodRaf1 chromosome 8, rPodRaf1.pri, whole genome shotgun sequence:
- the FICD gene encoding protein adenylyltransferase FICD, with protein MNLVSMAAVVAVAEPELKWVSLWLRVRWAAVLVVLLAALLMLLLPLTSVEDQYHAFYKSLSLLKSKLGLGYTGITTYTGQTTDLSVTSGGLQLLVLKPKASQEVRLEARAALNQALEMKRQGKREKAHKLFLHALKMDPDYVDALTEFGLFSEEEKDIIQADYLYSKALTISPRNEKALINRDRTLPLVEEIDQRYFSIIDSKVQKVMSIPKGSSALRRVMEESYYHHIYHTVAIEGNTLTLSEIRHIIETRYAVPGKSLVEQNEVIGMHAAMKYVNTTLVSRIGSVTLTDILEIHRRVLGYVDPVEAGRFRTTQVFVGHHIPPHPCDVEKQVLEFVQWINSEDAMSLHPVEFAALAHYKLVYIHPFVDGNGRTSRLLMNLILMQAGYPPITIRKEQRAEYYHVLEVANEGDVRPFIRFIAKCTETTLDMLLIATTEYSVGLPEAHGSTTVCKQTIPVKTRT; from the exons ATGAACCTTGTATCGATGGCAGctgtggtggcagtggcagagcCGGAGCTGAAATGGGTGTCCCTGTGGCTCCGTGTCCGCTGGGCGGCGGTGCTGGTGGTCCTGCTGGCTGCACTCCTCATGTTGCTGCTCCCGTTGACGTCCGTGGAAGACCAGTACCATGCCTTTTACAAGAGCTTGTCCTTGCTGAAGAGCAAGCTGGGATTGGGTTACACAGGGATCACCACGTACACAGGGCAGACGACGGACCTCAGCGTGACCTCAGGTGGATTGCAGCTGCTGGTGTTGAAGCCCAAAGCCTCCCAAG AGGTCAGGTTAGAAGCCAGAGCAGCCCTGAACCAGGCGCTGGAGATGAAGAGACAAGGTAAACGGGAGAAAGCCCATAAGCTTTTCTTGCACGCCCTCAAGATGGACCCCGATTACGTTGATGCCTTGACTGAGTTTGGCCTCTTCTCTGAAGAAGAGAAGGACATAATTCAGGCTGACTACTTGTATTCCAAAGCCCTGACCATTTCCCCCCGTAACGAGAAGGCTCTGATCAATCGCGACCGGACATTGCCCCTCGTTGAAGAGATTGACCAGAGGTACTTCAGCATCATTGACAGCAAAGTCCAAAAGGTCATGTCCATCCCGAAAGGCAGCTCCGCTCTCCGCAGGGTGATGGAGGAGTCTTACTACCACCACATCTACCACACGGTGGCCATCGAAGGGAACACCTTGACGCTTTCTGAAATACGGCACATCATCGAGACGCGCTACGCCGTTCCCGGCAAGAGTCTGGTGGAGCAGAACGAGGTCATCGGCATGCATGCCGCCATGAAGTACGTCAACACCACACTGGTGTCCAGAATTGGGTCCGTGACCCTCACGGACATCTTGGAGATTCACAGGAGAGTGCTTGGCTACGTGGACCCAGTAGAGGCTGGGAGGTTTCGGACTACCCAGGTCTTTGTAGGGCACCACATCCCCCCGCACCCTTGCGACGTCGAAAAGCAAGTGCTTGAGTTTGTACAGTGGATCAACTCCGAAGACGCCATGAGCCTGCACCCGGTTGAATTTGCCGCCTTGGCCCATTACAAACTGGTCTACATCCACCCCTTCGTAGACGGCAACGGCAGGACTTCACGCCTCTTGATGAACCTCATTCTCATGCAGGCGGGCTACCCGCCCATCACCATCCGCAAGGAGCAGCGGGCAGAGTACTACCATGTCTTGGAAGTGGCCAACGAAGGTGACGTCAGGCCCTTCATCCGTTTCATTGCCAAATGCACCGAGACCACTTTGGACATGCTGCTCATAGCCACAACTGAGTATTCCGTGGGGTTGCCCGAAGCACATGGCAGCACCACGGTTTGCAAGCAGACCATCCCCGTCAAAACCCGAACATGA